Sequence from the Sphingosinicella ginsenosidimutans genome:
TTTTTGTGTGTCGCCCTAGTGGACCCGGAGATCGAGTCGCGCAAGCGTCTCACGCCGAACGGGGAGGAAATCCGAAGCGCCGGTGCAGCGCCGGCTTATTCCGCGGCCTGGCCGTAGGCCCCTTCGCGCAGCAGCCCGAAACAGTCAGGATAGCCGTAATCGACCACCGCGCGCAGGTTGTAGGAAGCGCTGACCGGCGGGCGTGGGGGGGGCGGCTCCGCCGCCGGGATCAGCCTCGGCCGCGCCTGCGGCCGTCGGACCACCATGTCGCGGAACCATTCGCCGACATAGGTGCCATCGAAGCGATGGACCCGGCAGCCGACAATGCGGCCGAGCGGCGTTCCATCAAGATCGTAGATTGTCGTTTCAAACACATAGCCGACCGGCTCGCCGCCGGTGCTGTAGACATACATCGCCAAGGAAACTTACCCCACCAGTCGCGCCGCCAGATCGCGACGCCCGCCGCCAACGATCCGTGCATGTTTCGCCGCGGCGGACGAGGCGCGCTGCGGCGGGTTGTTTTCGCGTGGCGACGAGCGGATGATGGCGCACGGCCATTACCGTATTAACAACGTAAGGTCTTGGGCCTGCTTTGGAAAAACGAAAGGGAATCGGATGCGCCACAGCCTGATCGCGATCGCTATCGCCGGCCTTGCCGCGAGCGCTGGATCGGCCCAGAACAATGTGACGCCAGCGCCCGCCGGCCAGCCCGCACCGGCGCCGAAGGCGGAAGCCCCCGCACCCGTGGTCATCGCGCCGCCGCCCCCGGTCGTCACCAGCAACGAGGCGACCACGCCGGCTGCGGCCGAAACGACGCCCGCCCCGGCGCAGTCGCAAGTGCCCTCCGAACCGGTGACGATCTCTCCCGACGCGGAATATCCCAACGGCTTCGCCGATCCGGAGGACCCGTTCGCCAACGATGCCGCGACCGCCGCGCGCGAGGAAAGCGGGTTCGACTGGGGGCTGCTCGGCCTCCTCGGCCTGCTCGGCCTGATCCCGCTGTTTCGAAAGGGCGGCCGCACCCGCACCATCTATGTCGACCGCGACGATCCTCGCCGCGTGATCCGCGAAGAGGAACAGTAGGAAGCCCCCGCCCGGCGAGGGGCGGGGGCGAGCGCCGTTATCGCGCGTCGACGAGGACGATCTCCGCATCCTCCAGCGCTTCGATCGTCACCCTCGCCTCGCCGGTGATGGCGACGCCGTCCCGGGCCTCCGCGCGCACGCCGTTGACCTCGATCGGTCCCTGCGTGGCGACGAGATAGGCATGGCGCGACGGATCGAGGCTGAGCTCGGCCCGTTCGCCCTTCGCCAGCGTCGCGCCCATGACGCGCGCGGCGGAGTTGATCTTCAGCGCATCGGCATCCTCGGCGAAACCGCTGGCGAGGGTGACGAACCGGCCGGAGCGATCCGACTTCGGAAACTTCGCCGCGCCCCATGAGGGCGTCGCGCCGGGCCTGTCGGTCAGCACCCAGATCTGGAAGAGCGTGGTCGTCTCGTCCTCGAGATTATATTCCGCGTGCTGGACGCCTGTCCCCGCGCTCATCACCTGGACATCGCCGGCGGCGGTCCGGCCCTTGTTTCCCATGGAATCCTGATGGGTAATCGCGCCGGTGCGGACATAGGTGATGATCTCCATGTCCCTATGCGGATGCGGCGGAAAGCCGGAACGCGCGCCGATCTCGTCGTCATTCCACACCCGGATCGCGCCCCAGCCCATGCGGGCCGGATCGTAATAATCGGCGAAGGAGAAATGGTGGCGCGCGTTCAGCCAGCCATGATCGGCATGGCCGAGCGAACCGAATTTGCGAACGTCGATCATCTTGAGTCTCCGAATGAGGACATAGCAACCCCCTCCCGCTCGGGGGAGGGGTGGAGCCGGACGCCGGCCGCTCAGGCCGCCTGCTTGAGCTCGGCCGCGGCGAAGCTGTCGAGCGCCTCGCTCGCCGCCGCGACCGCGGCCTCGACCGCATCGGGGCCAAAGCCCAGCTTCTCGGCGCGCACGAAGGTCACGTCGGCGATGCCCATGAAGCCGAGCATATTGCGAAGATGCGCTTCCTGGCCATCCATCGCCGCCGCCGGACCCTCGCTGTAGAATCCGCCGCGGCTCTCGATCACCACCGCCTTCTTTCCGGTCATCAGGCCTTCGGGGCCGTTCTCGGAATAGCGGAAGGTGACGCGCGGGCGCAGGACATGGTCGAACCAGCTCTTCAGCGTCGAGCTGATCCCGAAATTGTACATCGGCGAGGCGATGACCAGCAGATCGGCCGCGTCCAGCTCGGCGATCAGTGCATCGGACAGGTCGCGCGCGGCAATCTCCGCGTCGGTCCGCGCCTCGCCACGCACGCCCGCGACATTCTCGGGCGCGAGGTGCGGCAGCGGATGGGCGCCGACATCCCGCTCGACGATGTGGATCGCCGGATCGATCGCACGCAGCCGGTCCGTGAAGGCGGAAGCGATGCGGTTCGAAACCGAAGCCTCGCCATTGGCGCTGCTGGTGACGATCAGGGCGGTGGACATGGTGTTTCTCCCCTTGGAACGTGTTGCGGGGAGCGATGTAAGCGCCTAGATCCGTTGCCGGAAGGCAAGCAGAAAGCATCTTGGTGTTGCGATAAATGGAACGATCATCCACCGATCTCGTCGATGTTCTCGCGTTCGTACGAGTGGCCGAAACCGGCTCCTTCGCCCGCGCCGCGGAGCGGATGGGCCTCAGCAAGCCGGCCCTGTCCCGCCGCGTCGCCCGCCTCGAGGAGCAATTGGGCGCGCGCCTCCTCACCCGAAGCGCGCGCGGCGCCCAGCCGACCGACATCGGCCAGGCTTATTATGCGCGCGCCGCCAATATCCTCGCCGAGCTCGACGCCGCGGAGGAGGTTGTGGCCGAAGCGGTCACCCAGATCGCCGGCCCGATCCGCCTCACCGCGCCGCTCACCTTCGGCGTCACCCATCTTGCCCCAGCGCTGGCCGAATTCGCGCTCGCGCATCCCAAGGTGGAGCTCGATATCGAATTCGAGGACCGTCACGTCGATCTCGCCGGTGGCGGATATGATCTTGCGGTGAGGATCGGGCGGCTTGCCGATTCGGCACTGATCGCCCGACGGATCGCGCCGGTGCGCAAATCGGTCGTCGCGAGCCCGGCCTATCTGGCCGCGCGCGGGCGGCCCGCCAGCCCCGCCGAACTTACCGATCATTCGATCCTGCTTTACGCCAACGAAAGCTGGCGCTTTCGCGTCGGCCCGCGCTGGCAGACCATCCGCGTGACGCCGGCCTTGCGATCGAACAATGGCGACATGCTGCTTGCCGCGGCGAAGGCGGGGCTCGGCCTGTGCCTGCTCCCCAATTTCATCGCGGCGCCCGCGCTGGCCGCCGGCGAGGTCGAGCCGGTGCTCGGCGATTTCCCGGCGGAGGAGGGCGCGCTCCACGCCGTGATGCCACCGGGCCGGGCGACGACGGCGCGGCTGCGCGCGCTCGTCGATTTCCTGGTCAGGCGCTTCGGCCCGGAGCCGGCCTGGGACCCGTGCTGGGAGACGGCCCAGGCGCGGGAGGCTGGACGGCGCGCGCCGGCGGAGTAAGAAGCCGCCTGATCCGCAATCGAAGGACCTTTCAATGGCCGATACGCCCCCCGACCGCCTTTCCAACGATCCGAGCAGCGAATTTTTCGACATGGCCGCGCTTCAGCGCGGTGTCGGCGTGCGCTTCAAGGAGCGCGAGCGCACCGATGTCGAGGAATATTGCGCCTCCGAGGGCTGGATCCGCGTCGCCGCCGGCAAGGCGGTGGACCGTCGCGGCATGCCGGTGACGGTGAAGCTGTCGGGGCCGGTCGAGATCTGGTGGCGCGATACGGCCGATGGCACCGAGGAGGCCGACTCCGCGGCCTGAACGGCCTAGAGCGCGATCATGTGCCGGTGGTGCCAGGCGAAGATCGCCGCGGCGCCGCGATGCGGGCGCCAGGCTTCGGCCAGCGCGCGCACCTGTTTCTCGCTCGGCGGCGTTTCGTGGCCGAGCAGCCGGCCGATCTCCTGGCGCACGGCGAGGTCGCCGGCCGGAAAGACGTCGCCGCGCCCCTCGGCGAACAGCAGATAGACTTCGGCGGTCCAGCGGCCGATGCCGTGGGCGCGGGTGAGCGCGGCAATCGCCTCCTCGTCGTCCGCCGGCAGATGCGCGAAATCGAGCCGGCCGGAGAGCACTTCTTCGGCGAGGCTCTTCGCATAGGCGATCTTCTGCCTGGAGAGGCCCGCGGCGCGCAGCGCCTCGTCGCT
This genomic interval carries:
- a CDS encoding 4-fold beta flower protein; amino-acid sequence: MYVYSTGGEPVGYVFETTIYDLDGTPLGRIVGCRVHRFDGTYVGEWFRDMVVRRPQARPRLIPAAEPPPPRPPVSASYNLRAVVDYGYPDCFGLLREGAYGQAAE
- a CDS encoding WGxxGxxG family protein, translating into MRHSLIAIAIAGLAASAGSAQNNVTPAPAGQPAPAPKAEAPAPVVIAPPPPVVTSNEATTPAAAETTPAPAQSQVPSEPVTISPDAEYPNGFADPEDPFANDAATAAREESGFDWGLLGLLGLLGLIPLFRKGGRTRTIYVDRDDPRRVIREEEQ
- a CDS encoding pirin family protein; protein product: MIDVRKFGSLGHADHGWLNARHHFSFADYYDPARMGWGAIRVWNDDEIGARSGFPPHPHRDMEIITYVRTGAITHQDSMGNKGRTAAGDVQVMSAGTGVQHAEYNLEDETTTLFQIWVLTDRPGATPSWGAAKFPKSDRSGRFVTLASGFAEDADALKINSAARVMGATLAKGERAELSLDPSRHAYLVATQGPIEVNGVRAEARDGVAITGEARVTIEALEDAEIVLVDAR
- a CDS encoding FMN-dependent NADH-azoreductase, translating into MSTALIVTSSANGEASVSNRIASAFTDRLRAIDPAIHIVERDVGAHPLPHLAPENVAGVRGEARTDAEIAARDLSDALIAELDAADLLVIASPMYNFGISSTLKSWFDHVLRPRVTFRYSENGPEGLMTGKKAVVIESRGGFYSEGPAAAMDGQEAHLRNMLGFMGIADVTFVRAEKLGFGPDAVEAAVAAASEALDSFAAAELKQAA
- a CDS encoding LysR family transcriptional regulator, producing MERSSTDLVDVLAFVRVAETGSFARAAERMGLSKPALSRRVARLEEQLGARLLTRSARGAQPTDIGQAYYARAANILAELDAAEEVVAEAVTQIAGPIRLTAPLTFGVTHLAPALAEFALAHPKVELDIEFEDRHVDLAGGGYDLAVRIGRLADSALIARRIAPVRKSVVASPAYLAARGRPASPAELTDHSILLYANESWRFRVGPRWQTIRVTPALRSNNGDMLLAAAKAGLGLCLLPNFIAAPALAAGEVEPVLGDFPAEEGALHAVMPPGRATTARLRALVDFLVRRFGPEPAWDPCWETAQAREAGRRAPAE
- a CDS encoding DUF3297 family protein, whose product is MADTPPDRLSNDPSSEFFDMAALQRGVGVRFKERERTDVEEYCASEGWIRVAAGKAVDRRGMPVTVKLSGPVEIWWRDTADGTEEADSAA
- a CDS encoding DNA-3-methyladenine glycosylase family protein, with product MGITAERLKASLDALAAIEPAFARARAEIGDPPPRIRARGFETLLRAIVGQQVSVKAANAIWDKVEVATGGAGDPAKVAAASDEALRAAGLSRQKIAYAKSLAEEVLSGRLDFAHLPADDEEAIAALTRAHGIGRWTAEVYLLFAEGRGDVFPAGDLAVRQEIGRLLGHETPPSEKQVRALAEAWRPHRGAAAIFAWHHRHMIAL